A single window of Bacteroidales bacterium DNA harbors:
- the hpt gene encoding hypoxanthine phosphoribosyltransferase, with the protein MKKIKVLDKEFEVSITNREIIDAIDKMAKKIDNDLKGKDVIFMGILNGSFMFAGDLFKKITIDCQITFLKLASYQGTSSSGNVKRLIGINEDIKDKTVVILEDIVDTGITLDNIKKQLIGYEPEQIKIATLLFKPDAYQKNIEIDYIGLSIPNDFIVGYGLDYDGYGRNLADIYTLIK; encoded by the coding sequence ATGAAAAAAATAAAAGTTTTAGATAAAGAATTTGAAGTTAGTATAACTAATCGGGAAATAATAGATGCTATTGATAAAATGGCAAAAAAAATTGATAATGACCTTAAAGGTAAAGACGTGATATTCATGGGAATATTGAATGGTTCTTTTATGTTTGCAGGTGACTTGTTCAAAAAAATCACAATAGATTGCCAGATAACATTCTTAAAACTTGCTTCGTATCAAGGAACATCTTCTTCGGGAAATGTTAAACGATTAATTGGTATTAATGAAGATATAAAAGATAAAACTGTAGTTATTCTTGAAGATATTGTTGATACAGGAATAACTCTTGATAATATCAAAAAACAATTAATTGGTTATGAACCTGAACAAATAAAAATTGCAACATTGTTATTTAAACCTGATGCTTATCAGAAAAATATAGAAATTGATTATATTGGATTAAGTATCCCAAATGATTTTATTGTTGGATATGGATTGGATTATGATGGCTATGGTAGAAACTTAGCAGATATTTATACACTAATAAAATAA
- the gatD gene encoding Glu-tRNA(Gln) amidotransferase subunit GatD, protein MNEDIFQGYKGKALKVLMNFNVRVWGQTEINTTRGQFVGTVLPRAENDDDLHIVIKIPTGYNVGIDVNTIKTMKETGYQKANYKIPEQEFPVTKGLPNVKLFGTGGTIASRLDYRTGAVIPAFSPGELYGAVPELADICNLTTEKLFAVFSENMGPEQYKKLAIAIGKEIENGIDGIVIGHGTDTLHHTGAVLTFMVQNSPVPIVLVGSQRSSDRPSSDAALNLMHAMHTAGHSDIAEVMVCMFGPTSDEYGLLHKGTRVRKMHSSYRSTFRTIGDIPMAMVDREKITPLKKKYNHRRTDRKVDILPYFSDKVSMLYYYPGMKPDTLDTLVDNGYKGIIIVGTGLGHVNKELYPAIERAHKKGVVMFMTLQTIWGYVHMFVYDTGRDMMAKGIIPAENMLPEVAFIKLGWALGQTDDTDKVRELMLTPINDEITRREPYNGYLVYQGGVKEVEEFIRKVHK, encoded by the coding sequence ATGAACGAAGATATTTTTCAGGGATATAAGGGAAAAGCCTTAAAAGTATTAATGAATTTTAATGTTAGAGTATGGGGACAAACTGAAATTAATACAACAAGAGGACAATTTGTAGGAACAGTTCTGCCACGTGCTGAAAATGACGACGATTTGCATATTGTTATAAAAATTCCTACTGGCTATAATGTTGGTATTGACGTAAATACCATCAAAACAATGAAAGAAACAGGTTATCAAAAAGCAAATTATAAAATTCCGGAACAAGAATTTCCTGTTACAAAAGGTCTTCCAAATGTTAAACTTTTTGGAACAGGTGGTACTATTGCTTCAAGATTAGATTACAGGACAGGTGCAGTTATTCCTGCTTTTTCACCCGGTGAACTTTATGGTGCTGTTCCCGAACTTGCAGATATTTGTAATTTAACAACCGAAAAGTTATTTGCTGTTTTTAGTGAAAATATGGGACCTGAGCAATACAAAAAACTGGCTATAGCTATTGGTAAAGAAATAGAGAACGGAATTGACGGAATTGTTATTGGACACGGAACAGATACATTACATCATACAGGAGCAGTTTTAACTTTTATGGTACAAAATTCTCCCGTACCAATTGTTTTAGTTGGTTCACAACGTTCATCCGACAGACCAAGTTCTGATGCTGCATTGAATCTAATGCACGCTATGCATACTGCCGGACATTCTGATATTGCCGAAGTAATGGTGTGTATGTTTGGTCCTACTTCAGATGAATATGGCTTGCTTCATAAAGGAACAAGAGTAAGAAAAATGCATTCTTCATATCGTTCAACTTTCAGAACAATTGGAGATATTCCTATGGCAATGGTTGACAGGGAAAAAATTACTCCGCTAAAGAAAAAATATAATCACCGGCGTACCGATAGGAAAGTAGATATTTTACCGTATTTTAGTGATAAAGTATCAATGTTATATTATTATCCGGGAATGAAACCTGACACACTCGATACGCTGGTTGATAATGGATATAAAGGTATTATTATTGTAGGAACAGGATTAGGTCATGTTAACAAAGAACTATATCCTGCAATTGAAAGGGCGCATAAAAAAGGTGTTGTAATGTTTATGACACTTCAAACAATTTGGGGATACGTTCATATGTTTGTTTATGATACAGGAAGAGATATGATGGCTAAAGGCATTATTCCGGCAGAAAACATGCTTCCTGAAGTTGCTTTTATTAAATTAGGATGGGCACTTGGACAAACAGATGATACTGATAAAGTAAGAGAGCTTATGCTTACCCCGATTAATGATGAAATAACCAGACGCGAACCATATAATGGTTATCTTGTTTATCAGGGCGGTGTAAAAGAAGTTGAAGAATTTATAAGGAAAGTTCATAAATAG
- the purE gene encoding 5-(carboxyamino)imidazole ribonucleotide mutase, with translation MEAKVSIIMGSTSDLPVMEETAKVLNEFKIPFEINALSAHRTPEEVEKFAKSAYKKGICVIIAAAGMAAHLPGVIASMTTVPVIGVPIKATLDGWDSILSILQMPQGIPVATVGLNAAKNAGLLAIQILSISDKNIHKQFSEYKENLKQKIVKANKDLKKLKFEYMVLP, from the coding sequence ATGGAAGCAAAAGTAAGTATTATAATGGGCAGCACATCGGATTTGCCGGTAATGGAAGAAACTGCAAAAGTATTAAACGAATTTAAAATCCCTTTTGAAATAAATGCTCTTTCAGCACACAGAACCCCCGAAGAAGTAGAAAAATTTGCTAAATCAGCTTATAAAAAAGGTATTTGCGTTATTATTGCAGCCGCCGGAATGGCAGCCCATTTACCGGGTGTAATTGCATCAATGACTACAGTACCTGTGATTGGAGTTCCAATAAAAGCTACACTTGACGGCTGGGATTCTATTCTTTCAATTTTGCAAATGCCACAGGGAATACCAGTTGCTACAGTTGGCTTAAATGCAGCAAAAAATGCAGGATTATTAGCAATACAAATACTTTCAATCTCTGATAAAAATATTCATAAACAATTTTCTGAATACAAAGAAAATCTAAAACAAAAAATTGTTAAAGCAAATAAAGACTTAAAAAAGCTTAAATTTGAATATATGGTACTACCTTGA
- a CDS encoding O-antigen ligase family protein, with translation MVSNKHYIWVYLITFVFIAINALFISLEFFAFSILPLALLILVFAFFALDKLILLIVFLTPLSVQLKEFIPHLEFGMNLPTEPLLLGVMFIFFLKLIHEKKFDKKILYHPVSIAIYFNLFWIFITSITSTLPVVSFKFFISRLWFIIAFYFLATQLFVNIKNVKRYIWLFIFGFIIVIAYTLTRHIQFGLLNQKVAHWAPNPFFIDHTSYGAILAMCLPVLIGFAFNPCYSTNRKILIWLLIPVFIFSIVFSYTRATWISLIAAFFIWLCIKFKIKFRTLLLLGTILIIALFMFKTEIMINMELNKQDSSADFGEHVKSMSNISSDASNLERINRWNSALRMFKEKPVFGWGPGTYMFNYGPFQFSYEKTIISTNAGDMGNAHSEYIGPLSESGVLGMLTFIFIIVATIITALKVYTKSNSKEIKIICISALIGLITYYLHGFLNNFLDTDKASVPFWGFTAIIVALDVYHRRMEENKIEN, from the coding sequence TTGGTAAGTAACAAACACTATATCTGGGTTTATCTTATAACATTTGTATTTATTGCAATAAATGCATTGTTTATTTCACTTGAATTTTTTGCTTTTAGTATATTACCATTAGCATTATTAATACTTGTTTTTGCATTTTTTGCTCTTGATAAATTAATTTTACTTATTGTTTTTTTAACACCTCTTTCAGTTCAATTAAAAGAATTTATTCCACATCTTGAGTTTGGTATGAATTTACCTACAGAGCCTCTGTTACTCGGAGTGATGTTTATTTTTTTTCTTAAACTTATTCATGAAAAAAAGTTTGATAAAAAAATATTATATCACCCTGTATCCATTGCAATTTATTTTAATTTATTTTGGATATTCATTACTTCAATTACAAGTACTTTACCAGTTGTTTCGTTTAAATTTTTTATTTCAAGGCTTTGGTTTATTATTGCATTTTATTTTCTGGCAACTCAATTATTTGTTAATATAAAAAATGTTAAAAGATATATATGGTTATTTATTTTTGGTTTTATAATTGTTATAGCTTATACATTAACTCGTCACATACAATTTGGTTTATTAAATCAAAAAGTTGCTCATTGGGCTCCTAATCCGTTTTTTATTGATCATACTTCTTATGGTGCTATTCTTGCAATGTGTTTACCTGTTTTAATAGGTTTTGCATTTAATCCTTGTTATTCAACAAATCGTAAAATATTAATTTGGTTATTAATACCTGTTTTTATTTTTTCTATTGTATTTTCATACACAAGAGCAACATGGATTAGCCTTATTGCTGCATTTTTTATATGGTTATGTATTAAATTTAAAATTAAATTCAGAACTTTATTATTACTTGGAACGATTCTAATAATTGCTTTATTTATGTTTAAGACTGAGATTATGATTAATATGGAGCTAAACAAGCAGGATTCATCTGCTGATTTTGGTGAACATGTAAAATCTATGTCAAATATCTCATCTGATGCAAGTAATTTGGAAAGGATAAATCGCTGGAATTCAGCTTTAAGAATGTTTAAAGAAAAACCTGTATTTGGCTGGGGACCTGGTACATATATGTTTAATTATGGTCCATTCCAGTTTTCATATGAAAAAACTATAATAAGTACTAATGCCGGAGATATGGGGAATGCTCACAGCGAATATATTGGACCTTTATCTGAATCCGGTGTTTTAGGAATGTTAACTTTTATTTTTATAATAGTAGCTACAATAATTACTGCTCTCAAAGTATATACAAAATCTAACAGTAAAGAAATTAAAATAATTTGTATTTCTGCTTTAATTGGTCTGATTACATATTATTTACATGGGTTTTTGAATAATTTTTTAGATACAGATAAAGCATCTGTACCTTTTTGGGGATTTACTGCAATAATTGTTGCTTTAGATGTATATCACAGAAGAATGGAAGAAAATAAAATTGAAAATTAA
- a CDS encoding ORF6N domain-containing protein: MNKLIPLKEENIASRIYFIKGEKVMMDVDIAMLYGVETRVLNQAVKRNIDRFPEDFMFQLTKEEFENLKSQFVISSWGGRRKLPLAFTEQGIAMLSGILKSKRAVKVNIVIMRTFVKIRSLMLINKELAQKIEALESKYDKQFKIVFEAIKQLIIVKPKEKQAIGYKIYDKDKNKNN, translated from the coding sequence ATGAATAAATTAATACCATTAAAAGAAGAGAATATTGCATCTCGTATTTATTTTATAAAGGGTGAAAAAGTAATGATGGATGTAGATATAGCAATGCTTTATGGGGTTGAGACAAGAGTATTAAATCAAGCAGTTAAAAGAAATATTGACCGTTTTCCTGAAGATTTTATGTTCCAGTTAACAAAAGAAGAATTTGAAAACTTGAAATCACAATTTGTGATATCAAGTTGGGGTGGACGTAGAAAATTACCTTTAGCTTTTACTGAACAGGGAATAGCGATGCTTTCAGGAATACTCAAAAGTAAAAGAGCTGTAAAAGTAAATATTGTTATAATGCGAACATTTGTTAAAATTCGCTCTTTAATGTTAATAAATAAAGAACTTGCACAAAAAATTGAAGCATTGGAATCAAAATATGATAAACAGTTTAAAATCGTTTTTGAGGCAATAAAACAATTAATAATAGTGAAACCAAAAGAAAAACAAGCAATAGGATATAAAATCTATGATAAAGATAAGAATAAAAATAACTGA